Proteins encoded in a region of the Rhodopirellula halodulae genome:
- a CDS encoding threonine/serine exporter family protein has product MNSDVSSKQLVLELARSLHACGSPAYELDLEMEQVSASLGHEASFFSTPTALFVTFGGDDTRLIRVYPSDTNLGRYAALFELQREIQENQLNTPAAWQRLSEINAMSEGYGTVTQILSHGGVAACISVLVGGDIRTTLSAGVVGLMVGILVTWLTAQRHQVHLINVAAGFLASSVACSIQAYFGTGNFEITSLAALILLVPGLHLTISINELATQNLASGSARFSGAMTTLLTIVFGVSMGYGLVDALIPIPPSVQLDSPDWFASSLVLVPIGLCVAVTFRTRYRDIPWLLASTLLGYGVLRLAGTVFGPFASVGIAAFVTGVTSHHASARLGLPTAVMLLPALLLLVPGSLGFSGLSQIMLKEDLPSGIHLTATMMLTAVSIVAGLLLTDVVVSRSDKQSLESPTTNTSESSD; this is encoded by the coding sequence GTGAACTCTGATGTTTCCTCCAAACAGCTCGTCCTCGAATTGGCTCGCAGCCTGCATGCTTGTGGCTCGCCCGCGTACGAGTTGGATCTTGAAATGGAACAAGTTTCCGCGTCGCTCGGCCACGAGGCTTCGTTCTTCTCGACTCCGACGGCGTTGTTCGTCACCTTCGGCGGCGATGACACCCGGCTGATTCGGGTCTATCCCAGCGACACAAATCTGGGTCGCTACGCAGCTTTGTTTGAACTTCAGCGAGAGATCCAGGAAAACCAACTCAACACCCCGGCCGCCTGGCAACGGCTGTCGGAGATCAACGCCATGAGCGAAGGGTACGGCACCGTCACCCAGATCCTGTCGCATGGCGGGGTGGCCGCCTGCATCAGCGTGCTGGTTGGCGGAGACATTCGCACCACCCTTTCCGCGGGCGTGGTTGGATTGATGGTTGGAATTTTGGTGACTTGGCTGACCGCACAACGTCACCAAGTCCACCTGATCAATGTGGCAGCCGGCTTTCTCGCCAGTTCGGTCGCTTGCAGTATTCAGGCCTATTTCGGCACCGGCAACTTCGAGATCACTTCATTAGCAGCGTTGATCTTGCTCGTTCCCGGATTGCACCTGACCATCAGCATCAACGAATTGGCCACGCAGAACCTGGCGTCGGGCTCGGCAAGATTCTCGGGAGCGATGACCACGTTGCTAACCATCGTCTTCGGCGTTTCCATGGGTTACGGATTGGTGGATGCGCTGATCCCGATTCCTCCTTCGGTGCAACTGGACTCACCGGACTGGTTCGCGTCCTCATTGGTCCTGGTGCCCATCGGTCTGTGCGTCGCCGTGACCTTCCGCACACGTTATCGCGACATCCCATGGTTACTGGCGTCAACGCTGCTTGGCTACGGAGTCCTACGGTTAGCAGGAACCGTGTTTGGTCCCTTTGCCTCGGTGGGCATCGCCGCGTTTGTCACGGGCGTGACCAGCCATCACGCGTCAGCGCGACTTGGGTTGCCAACCGCTGTGATGCTGCTTCCCGCATTGTTGTTGCTCGTTCCCGGCAGCCTGGGATTTTCGGGCTTGTCCCAAATCATGTTGAAAGAGGATCTGCCGTCTGGCATTCACCTGACCGCGACCATGATGTTGACCGCCGTTTCCATCGTCGCAGGGTTGCTGCTGACGGATGTCGTGGTCTCACGTAGCGACAAGCAATCGCTGGAATCGCCAACCACGAACACTTCTGAATCCTCCGACTGA